CAGGCACGAATCCTGCAGGCAGAACAGGAAAAGGTGACGTCACAAACACGAGCGCTTTAACTCTCTGTATGCACTTTATTTGCCGCTCGTATGACTTCCTTGATCTGGTTAGTTCTTTAATACGGGAAGCTAAAATGACCTCAGATCAGATACTGTGATCTGATTGGCCCAGGGGCACTTCGGTGGTAGTGACTACTTTCTTTTCCCAGCATGCATTGCCACAGGACGTGGTTATGACCCAGGTGAGCTTCTCATCTCTGCCGCCTTCCTCTTCATCCGcctcatttttgctttttttttaaaaatcatttcatcCATTTCataactgttttgttttctgtccaTCAGCTGCGAGTTCAGTTTGGTGACACACTGCAGTCACGGCGTCTTTAGTTTAGTCTCATTTCATTGtcttgtttctttcttcttttctggtGTTTACAGGTGTTGATGTTAaagtttgaggtgtgtgtgtgtgtgtgtgtgtgtttgcaggtgaGGTTGACGGACGAGTTGGCCAGCTCTACAGCACGGGTGTCAGAGCTGCAGTTGGAGCTGACCGCACAGCGCCAGAAAGCAGCTTCTCTTCAGTCGAGCCTGAACGCCGCCCTGCAGGAAGGACAGCAGCACGGCGCGAAGATCACAGCTACAGAGAACCAGCTGCAGGGTGAGGAACCTTCTACCTCCTGCTGATAATTTGCTCAGATCATTCAGCTGTGTGTTAGAAGCAGGATTCCACATGGGAAAAAAATAGCtggtaaattgtgtgtgtttgtgtgtgtgtgtgtgtttcagagatgAAGGAGTCGGCAGAACAGGCGCAGGTGCAGTACAGAGCCGAGAAGCAGAAGCGGAAGGAGGTGGAGCTGAAGCTGAGTAACATGGACGAAGAGCTGCAGGACCTgaagagcgagaaagagagctTGGAGCGAGTGAGGGTCTTCAAAATACGTTGACATGAGCCATTTATTTAATCAGGGATTatcttactctgtgtgtgtgtgtgtgtgtgtgtgtgtgtgtgtgtgtgtgtgtgtgtgtgtgtgtgtgtgtgttagactctGTTGGACAGAAAAAGGAAATGGCAGGCAGAGAGGCAGCGCTGTGATGAGGAGTTGGAGGAGGTGAGGAAGACTAGTCAGATGGAGATGGACCAACTCCGGAGTCAACTTCGTAAAGCCAGAACCAACACAGACCAGGCAGCTGCTgagcaggtctgtgtgtgtgtgtgtgtgtgtgtgtgtgtgtgtgatcatgcatattcatattttcatatattcatattcacacGCATGCAAAGGAGTTGTGGCATCAGGAGTGTGATGATtccgtgtacgtgtgtgtgcagttaGCACAGATGCAGGCAGATGTGGAGCGTGAGTGGCAGGCGAAGTGTGAGCGCGCTCTGGCTTCAGCACGAGAACAACATAACAGACAGATGACTGAGCTCACAGAGCAAAGAGACACACTGCAGCTCAAAGTCAGCCAGCTACAggacaaggtacacacacacacatacacacacacacatacacacacacacatacacatacacatacacacacacacatacacatacacatacacatacacacacacacacacacacacacacacacacacacacacacacatacacatacacatacacatacatacacacacacacacatacacacacacacacacacatacacatacacatacacatacacatacacacacacacatacacacacacacacacacacacacacacacacatacacacatacacacacacatacacacacacacatacacatacacatacacacatacacacacacatacacacacacacatacacatacacatacacacacacacatacacacacacacacacatacacacacatacacatacacatacacacacacacatatacacacacacatacacacacacacacatgcgcactgcaGCTCAAACTCAGCCAGCTACAGGACAAggtacatacacagacacatacacacacacatacacacacacacacacacacacatacacatacacacacgcgcgcgcactgCAGCTCAAACTCAGCCAGCTACAggacaaggtacacacacacacacacacacagtttaatctCAGCCAGCTACAggacaaggtacacacacacacacacacactgtagctcaaactcagccagctacaggacaaggtacacacacacacacacacacagtttaaactCAGCCAGCTACAggacaaggtacacacacacacacagtttaaactCAGCCAGCTACAggacaaggtacacacacacacacacacacactgcagctcaaactcagccagctacaggacaaggtacacacacacacactgtagctcaaactcagccagctacaggacaaggtacacacacacacacacacactgcagctcaaACTCAGACAGCTACAggacaaggtacacacacacacacacacacagtttaaactCAGCCAGCTACAggacaaggtacacacacacagagtttaaacTCAGCCAGCTACAGGacgaggtacacacacacacccacaggggaaaaaaagtccAGTAGATGGAGTCAGACCAGATTCAGGCGTCTTAACTGTGTGGAGTCAGAATAAAGGTCCAGAGGATGGAGACCAATTTGTTTTGGTTCAAGttggataaatgtgtgtgttgtttggtgtTGTGGAGCATCTCATGGGTTAGGGGTTGAGTTATTACTGGAGTTGGACAAGGTGTTGCTTCACCCCCTGGACTTTTGGTTCTGCAGTGAAGACTGTCTCACAGAAGTGACCATTTTACAGCCCAGATTCTCCAGCAAACAAAGCAGCTGTTCATGAGTCACACAGAGACCAggctgtttctctctccctaCAGTACTCTGCCATCAAGCAGTCccgagaggaggaggagcaacGGTTACTACAGCAACAAGATCAGGGGGAGGCGCTTCAGGCCCTGAGAGATAAGGTCAGGAGGAAGATTTCCTGAAACCAACATGAAACGTTAGGTGAAAGTAAACGGGGCTGAAAGTAAACAGCAGTGGATTTGTGATTCTTAAGGGAAAAAAAGTTAtatgaaaaaaacagaatattaaTGAACACATTGTTGAATGTGTTGCAGTGTTGTGAGTTGGAGAAGAGGGCGGAGTCACTGAGACAGCAGGGGGAGGCACGAGTTTCTGAGCTGGAGAGAAGACTggcagagcagcagcagcagacagACACTACGGGagaggtgagacacacacacacacacacacagagaaaaaccaGAAACCATCATACATCCAGCTTCATTactgtcccgtgtgtgtgtgtgtgcaggtgaagcGTGTGATGAATGGAGTGTTCCACTCTTTACGGGGTGAGTTTGAGCTCAATGAGACGTACACCGGCAGTGCGGTCCTGGGTGTGTTGGTCAACACCATTAAGGTGAGCGAACGACAGGTAGAAACGGTGCATATACTCCAAAGATTACAGTAATTGTAAACACAGGAAAAGACTGTTTTAGCAAATCAGCCGCTCACTGTCGACTTCCACAGAACGTCACCCTGAAGCTGCTTTCAAAATCTGAACCGTCCGCATCCGAAAACAAGGAGAAAGACGAGGATGAaggtgaagaggaggaagaggaggacaagAGGAGTGAAATCCAGTCAGATGAGCAGGTGAACCAGGCCCAGGAGTTTCATATgaatggagagaaagaggacgtggaagaggaggaggaggaagatgatggCCAGGCGGAAGTGACCGAGGAAGAGAACAAGAAGGAAGAGAAGGGTAAACGGGAAGTTGTCagagataaagaagaagaaaagggtgAACAGGAAGATGTCagagataaagaagaagaaaagggtgAACAGGAAGATGTCagagataaagaagaagaaaagggtgAACAGGAAGATGTCggagataaagaagaaaaaaagggtgAACAGGAAGATGTCcgagataaagaagaagaaaagggtgAACAGGAAGATGTCcgagataaagaagaagaaaagggtgAACAGGAAGTAGTCTGTGTTAAAGAGGAAACAAACGGTGATGAGGAAGTCGAAGGCGCTAAACAGGAAGCGAAGGAGACAGGAAAGGAATCGGATCACCTCGAAGCAGACGGCGAGGACAGACGAGAGCACGTGCTCTCTGACACCACAACACAGATTCAGACACAGAATGTCGTCACTCCCAAAGAAGAAGTGAACGCAGATCCGCTGGGTGACCTTACACCTGAAAAGGAAGTAGTGGCTAAGACTGAGAGCATTCTGTGTACATCAGAGGAATCGGACCCGGACGAAACCGTTCACACCGGACCGCCGAAGAacccaccaccacccccacaGTCTGCGGAAGAGGACGGCACAGAAACGACAGCACAACCCAGCAGGTGAGCAGAGCGTTAGCGTCGTCTTAAACACCGTCAAGACGACGAGCTGTTCAAAAAATATCCAACAATCGCCTCTTCGATTATCGCCCTTTTTTTATCAACAGTGTGTTCATACTGTCTGAATTCTGAGATGAAAATTCACGACCTCCTAAATTCGTCTCTGactgaaacacaaacagcaaaaaaaagacagcttTCACATTTAAAGGTAGTACGAAATGAAATCTCAGGATTTAACCAGATATAGGCAAACATTGTTAGTAAGAATGTGTTGCCATAGTAACCTCTAATCTGTATCTCTGAGAACAGAATTAAGCAGCAGAAACCCAGACAAGTCGTTTGTTATACGCTCGCTGAACAAGAACAAGACGCTAAAGCAGGAGAGAAGCTGAAAAGATCGCAGAGTCTTTAAAGCTGGGAAATGATTAAATGTAGCAGGAAATCCAGCCGACTAACAACCGTCTCTATTCAGTGAAAAGTCAGTCCCTCTTTAACCATCAGGACCTTCCACATTATATGTAActttaaatggttaaaatgaaggtcacacttttaataaatataatcaccGTGATctttggcaaattgctgtgatacaagaggaataaaaccccCCTGATGTTGCTTGttttcccataacagcacactgcatgttgtttttataaCTTATAGAAACTGTAGAATCTTATGGAGCCAATTCAGTTCAGCACGGAAACAGAATCCTTTGTGTAATCGACTCATCAAATGACTAACAACCCCCATCACCATCACCCCCCTCCCTACCCCTCCCTTTCTTTTAGTTACCCTGATGATGTTGTCTGAGTGATTATGTGTAATCATGCATCCTCTCGACTCCGTGTCTGTCTTATATCCGTTTGTCCTGCTGGTGTCTCAGTCCGTCTGAGCAGGCAGACCAGGTGAACTCAGAGGAGCCATTTTTCCAGAGTCCTGCCCTAAATAAACCCCCGCCGCTACCATCAAGCGAGgaagacgaggaggaggaggagctggTGAGCCGGGAGCATaattgccacacacacacacacacacacacacacacacaaacttaatcTGCTGACTGTGACTAAACTCACCTCctcctaacactaacacacctaatgaataataatcattttacaaGTCTGTAATAATTCATTGTCCTTAAACTAATCAGTTCTTTCAGGAATCTCGTGCACCAATGGCCTCGGTCCCCTCGCACCACGCTGAacaatgtttttattgaaatttttgTAGTGTGTTCAAGCTGTTCTTCATGGTGTTGTTGGTATTTTCCTTATTCCAATGATAAGGTATCACAGGGGGACGTCGTTATCGCTTATACAGTTATATTGGtgtctaaagccctattcggacgggattagttttacgtggggacgtggagtaatgcaattttacctcaggacgtctgtaatattaattggccaattcgcacaggacaagacatctcagtaaaactagcagaagtgggaggggtaactcgctttacgcaccacagtaacctccttgtcgtcatgtgcgtatgacgttgcttcctgttatcacgtgcgcaaacagacaacatggcgcctccatgcttgcaaaacgcgccaaaaactacttttaaacaggaaatgacggaattttaccgtacatatttacagtggGTCTATTCGGGcgggattagttttacctgaggtaatttttccggacctttttacagaaggtaaaagtcaccgtaatctttactgacattgtccataatgattaccgagatggtacattcggacgggactaaaatcaccaagaagctctggtaataattactttgtCCCCACGTAAAaataatcccgtccgaatagggctttataGGAGAAAACGTTTCAGACGCAAGTGATCAGGCTCAGGATCCGTCGTTAGCTCTGTGGCTTTATTGTGCTCAGTATTTTCCAGCTACGTATTAAGTAGCGGAGATGGACTCCGACCGCCAGAGACTCGGCTCGGCCGGATAGCGATACACACAACGGCGAGCGGGACAAATTAAAAGcactaaagcactgctgcatcaaTCTCTTTAGTTTGAGATGAAGCGAGTGATGAATCCCACCGTTCCTCCATCAGCACAAAGTTAAAACagacttaaacaaaacatcagctCTTTAGAAGTAATTCTTGGGTTCTGAGGAGAACACTAATTATCATGAAAGATTAATAAGCAAATATTATGCAAAGAAGTGTGGCTTTACTTCAAGTATTTCTACAATCAGGGAGCAATTAAAATTACGGCTACAAGAACATGAACGATAAACTCCGTTTTAGAACGTTCCAGAACATGAAACCAGAAAACTCAGTTTTAGAACGTTTTTAGTTACGTCACCAAACATCTAGGATCCAAACACGTATTATCTGAACATGGTGGTAAACTTGTCAGTTAGATTTTTGCTGAACTGAAGTGCGTAAATGTTCTTCACGGCGTTTGATGACTAAACAGGTGTAGTGTTGTAAGTCCTTGCACGTTATGTTTATTAACTGTTAGTAAATGTCACCTTTCCTGCTGTCTCATTGGTCGTTAGAGTTTAAAAGGACGGCCCCCTCCCGCCCCCCTGTTCGGAGACGACAGCGATGACGACGATCTGGATTGGCTGAGCTGACCTCACTCTCATCCAAGAACCAAAACCACCAGCGCTGCCAGTGCCCAGGGCAATATTTCGTATGGAGCGCAGACACCACGGAGACAGAACTCGAAAGAGTGTAAAGAATCGGCTAGACCGGAGTCTGAGGCTCCTCCCCTTTTGCCCAAAGTCTTCATTGTTGTCCATGTTTCAACATGAGAGCAGCACTtcctggactttttttttttttttttttacaaataaccCAATCACACATTTATCTCTCAAACCAGATTTCAATTGTAGCCTGAAACGTCACCATGAAattttaaagagtttttaatGTGCCAGAACTCGATTGTCTGAATTTACGGGGTAATAACGGCTACGGTACTGTGGATGGATAGCTGCTGTACGGCTGCGTCTTAAGGTCTGTGTTCTTTACTAACAGAAAGACTTTTTAGATTAACGCATTAAAAGTCGAGGTGACTAAAACGTCTCTCTTTCTGCATCCTTCTCAAACCGTTTACATCCATGAAATGTAATTCGATCTATTTTACATCGGTCTGGGTTTTAATATCGTTGATATTTGGTAATATACGTGTTAATTAtgcacacagaggccacgcctccttctctgatACATTTCCTTGAACACCTGTTAGGTTTTATTCATTACTAACACAAAGGTGCTGATGAATTCTCAAAGCTGATTGGTTAGGTTTTGATATTTTTCTGACGTGCTGATTGGTTTTCTATTTCAAATtagttccattttatttgtataacacctTTAACGATGGACGACGTCTTAAAgttgctttacagaacataccatttttatgtagatttatttgcatttatctctaatgaccAAGCCGGAGGTGGCTGTGGCAACTCAATACACCTTGAGAAGAATCAGGCTTTTAAGGAAACCATCCTactttgggtgacaccagagtgggagtataaattattataaacactagagTGTTGTTATAGtgttgtgaaaaagtgttggcaccccttcctgatttttttttttgcacgttttctcactttaatgtttcagatcatcaaacaaattttaatattagtcaaagataacacaagtaaacaacttgcagtttttaaatggaggtttttattattaaggaaaaaactaaatccaaacccacattgCTATGCATGCCATTTTTTCACGTCTcagttttgccagaaaacattttGATGATTCtaaagacttttgggaaaatactctgtggactgatgagacaaacgctgaactttttggaaggtgtgtgtcccattacatctggtgtaaaagtaacaccgcATTTcagatttacagtaaaatatggtggtggtagtgtgatagtctggggctgttttgctgcttaagGACCTgtaagacttgctgtgataaacggaaccatgaattctgctgtctaccaaaaaaccCTGAAGGACGaagtgcggccatctgttcgtgacctcaaacTGAAGTGATTTCAGCTCACAGCCTTCCtgttggtagtccaacaccttaagcactaggccaccacatgatcatcatctgagttcattatagattaaACACCCTCTATGACAGAGCCTTCAAATGCCCaatgatttatataattatttatctaTAATTCTTAATTatatattctttcattttttatctcaCTAAGTACATGGATTGATTTAGACATTTAGAGTTCAGAGAGATTGATGTGAGCAAGCTCGTTCGGATTTATGCCGTCTTAGGAcgtcaaaacaaaattaaaacaattccaACTTGAGTCTGAAAGCAGGTTTAAAATCACCTTGTTGctttaatgttatttacatGAATGAATTAGTGTCAGACACATCGCCACCAGATACAACACCGACATCATGACACTGAAGGACAAGCACAATTTACATAATGGACAAAACAGATCAACAGTTCGGTTCCATCGTAGTAGATGCGAGTGAACTTCTCTGTGCTTCCTAAGCGGACGGTGTTACGGCACCTTTTTTGGGTATGACGGGTTTTCGCTTTTCGAAAGTGCTTCAAGCAGACAGTCGCAGACGTCCGTTCAAACGAAATCCCACAGTAATCGTTTGTCTCGCTTCTAGCCAGTGCTGGTCCACGTAGCATGTTATGGGTAATAGATTAGTTTTTGCTCTCAGGGTCAAAAGCTCTTTGTTTGTTCCACTGTAGGAGTCAATCAGCGCAGGTCCATCATGGTGACGGCGCCTTCTGTGATCACGACATGGCTGCCGTTCTTAAAAATAAGGGGCAGGATGTCATCAAAAGGTACAAACAGGATCAATATGCTAAAGAGTCGCTACATTGGTGCTTAGGTTTAAACTTAAGAGAACAAGACTAATTATTCAGAATGTCAACTTTTAAATTGGACACGTCTGTAAATTcccgaggaaaaaaaaaaactccctatGACTAATATAGTTTCACTTAGCATCAACTGCTAACTAGAATACCTGCTCATCTCAGCGAAACTGCAGCTAGACAAAAATACTTGGaacatcaacatttacctcagacgTGTTGGTAAATTCCTATGAAAAAACTCCCTATGACTAAAATTACTTTATAGCTTCAATTAGTATCAAACCACTAAAGTCAACACTTCTCTGGAACAATGCTGGAAATTTAAGCTAGCATAAAGCATTTTTAAGAACGAAACATTATTAGGAATGTCCACATTTTATCGCAGAGgtgttaataaaatacaaataaaagactAAACAAGTAATATTACACTGTAATCAATCGCTAACCCAAACCACCTTCTTTACCATAAGCCACAAATTACAAATTAGATGCTAGCTAACGACTGATGCTAACAATGTATTAAACGCACACAGCTATTAATTCTTCTAAAGACACACTGACCATGGAAGTGATATGAAATGAtcagaaatgtcaacatttacctcagatgtgttGATAAAATGCTAAGAAAAGACTCCTTATGGCGAAAATTACACTATATGTCAatatttacctcagatgtgttGATAAAATGCTAAGAAAACACTCCTTATGGCAAAAATTACACTATAtgtcaacatttacctcagatgtgttGATAAAATCTAAGAAAAGACTCATTGTGGCTAAAATGACACTATAtgtcaacatttacctcagaattgTTATTAGCTTTTTAACACAAAGCTTCCTGTGACTAAAATCATAATGTAGCTACACTTAGCGTCGAG
The genomic region above belongs to Tachysurus vachellii isolate PV-2020 chromosome 11, HZAU_Pvac_v1, whole genome shotgun sequence and contains:
- the fkbp15b gene encoding FK506-binding protein 15 isoform X1; its protein translation is MFAADEEDGDFMSPTGGAKLASLFSLDQTSSKVNESFQYMAPKQPRKSSGPAAQKAAPPPGSPAVLSATAVHAYRYVNGQYVKQGKLGAAVLGNHASKEYKLLLYASQQKPVMAARIHSAFSFTVQPSNYCTFYDDQRQNWSLMFESEKASTDFCKEVCLAKANCSSPLEMLVTQDLLLGEGEGVENGDALEVAYTGWLLQNHIVGQTFDSNLNKDKLLRMKLGAGKVIKGWEDGMLNMRKGGRRLLVIPPALAYGSQGFPGRVPADSTLVFDVEIRRVKFAKDAGSERTAVSSRDTAVPSPAPSVESLGPDLTSAASRSGEPPLRAKSNSLSEQLANPDATKAKLISRMARMGQPMLPFIHGPSSSPSQAESSDSELEDPSVPRMKERPPAPSPQPVHLTAGPSASLQATALMPVSMATANPQPVMAVAGHGFQPYSYSQSTTAPSHLQQVGQIYPSQTVPYQGSGDVTSFLMTEARQHNTEIRLAVGKVGDKVDQLAAKVDEMHKQGGFSLGLSNVSMEPAMIMNTIQRIIQENECLKKEVFEKSLRIEEQNRKIGELINQNQRYMEQSNMLMEQRNDSLKNSSEHNQARILQAEQEKVRLTDELASSTARVSELQLELTAQRQKAASLQSSLNAALQEGQQHGAKITATENQLQEMKESAEQAQVQYRAEKQKRKEVELKLSNMDEELQDLKSEKESLERTLLDRKRKWQAERQRCDEELEEVRKTSQMEMDQLRSQLRKARTNTDQAAAEQLAQMQADVEREWQAKCERALASAREQHNRQMTELTEQRDTLQLKVSQLQDKYSAIKQSREEEEQRLLQQQDQGEALQALRDKCCELEKRAESLRQQGEARVSELERRLAEQQQQTDTTGEVKRVMNGVFHSLRGEFELNETYTGSAVLGVLVNTIKNVTLKLLSKSEPSASENKEKDEDEGEEEEEEDKRSEIQSDEQVNQAQEFHMNGEKEDVEEEEEEDDGQAEVTEEENKKEEKGKREVVRDKEEEKGEQEDVRDKEEEKGEQEDVRDKEEEKGEQEDVGDKEEKKGEQEDVRDKEEEKGEQEDVRDKEEEKGEQEVVCVKEETNGDEEVEGAKQEAKETGKESDHLEADGEDRREHVLSDTTTQIQTQNVVTPKEEVNADPLGDLTPEKEVVAKTESILCTSEESDPDETVHTGPPKNPPPPPQSAEEDGTETTAQPSSPSEQADQVNSEEPFFQSPALNKPPPLPSSEEDEEEEELSLKGRPPPAPLFGDDSDDDDLDWLS
- the fkbp15b gene encoding FK506-binding protein 15 isoform X2, whose translation is MFAADEEDGDFMSPTGGAKLASLFSLDQTSSKVNESFQYMAPKQPRKSSGPAAQKAAPPPGSPAVLSATAVHAYRYVNGQYVKQGKLGAAVLGNHASKEYKLLLYASQQKPVMAARIHSAFSFTVQPSNYCTFYDDQRQNWSLMFESEKASTDFCKEVCLAKANCSSPLEMLVTQDLLLGEGEGVENGDALEVAYTGWLLQNHIVGQTFDSNLNKDKLLRMKLGAGKVIKGWEDGMLNMRKGGRRLLVIPPALAYGSQGFPGRVPADSTLVFDVEIRRVKFAKDAGSERTAVSSRDTAVPSPAPSVESLGPDLTSAASRSGEPPLRAKSNSLSEQLANPDATKAKLISRMARMGQPMLPFIHGPSSSPSQAESSDSELEDPSVPRMKERPPAPSPQPVHLTAGPSASLQATALMPVSMATANPQPVMAVAGHGFQPYSYSQSTTAPSHLQQVGQIYPSQTVPYQGSGDVTSFLMTEARQHNTEIRLAVGKVGDKVDQLAAKVDEMHKQGGFSLGLSNVSMEPAMIMNTIQRIIQENECLKKEVFEKSLRIEEQNRKIGELINQNQRYMEQSNMLMEQRNDSLKNSSEHNQARILQAEQEKVRLTDELASSTARVSELQLELTAQRQKAASLQSSLNAALQEGQQHGAKITATENQLQEMKESAEQAQVQYRAEKQKRKEVELKLSNMDEELQDLKSEKESLERTLLDRKRKWQAERQRCDEELEEVRKTSQMEMDQLRSQLRKARTNTDQAAAEQLAQMQADVEREWQAKCERALASAREQHNRQMTELTEQRDTLQLKVSQLQDKYSAIKQSREEEEQRLLQQQDQGEALQALRDKCCELEKRAESLRQQGEARVSELERRLAEQQQQTDTTGEVKRVMNGVFHSLRGEFELNETYTGSAVLGVLVNTIKNVTLKLLSKSEPSASENKEKDEDEGEEEEEEDKRSEIQSDEQVNQAQEFHMNGEKEDVEEEEEEDDGQAEVTEEENKKEEKGKREVVRDKEEEKGEQEDVRDKEEEKGEQEDVRDKEEEKGEQEDVGDKEEKKGEQEDVRDKEEEKGEQEDVRDKEEEKGEQEVVCVKEETNGDEEVEGAKQEAKETGKESDHLEADGEDRREHVLSDTTTQIQTQNVVTPKEEVNADPLGDLTPEKEVVAKTESILCTSEESDPDETVHTGPPKNPPPPPQSAEEDGTETTAQPSRV